From a region of the Sminthopsis crassicaudata isolate SCR6 chromosome 6, ASM4859323v1, whole genome shotgun sequence genome:
- the LOC141547377 gene encoding vomeronasal type-1 receptor 3-like has protein sequence MLTLDEILGIVYLQLTGIGFLGNLTLLILNSFNFLTAHTVRPKNVLIIQLAFSNVMVLLFRGISTITRLWKVKCVLDRTGIKIITYMQTVTRGLSLITTSLLSFFQAITISPNNSMWSQLKFKATKSIIRCIVLCWIFNLIFNMLIFLRHDGPNNSTVSKDGCSTGYRALDVHNNNHIKFEIIACVHDTFFACLMTASSVHMVITLYRHKRNVNYIHSTSPSTKISPESRATQAILLLVTTFFFFNTFSPICIFCMLYFKSINMWMIHTSALLSLCYPTVSPFILVSINKQMPNSCAC, from the coding sequence ATGCTGACCTTGGATGAAATTCTGGGGATAGTATACCTGCAACTAACTGGAATTGGATTCCTGGGGAACTTAACTCTCCTCATCCTAAACAGCTTTAATTTCCTGACTGCTCATACAGTAAGACCTAAAAATGTACTTATCATCCAGTTGGCCTTTTCCAATGTCATGGTACTTCTCTTTAGAGGAATATCTACCATCACAAGGCTTTGGAAGGTAAAATGTGTCCTGGACAGGACTGGGATTAAAATCATAACCTACATGCAGACAGTAACTCGGGGTCTCTCATTAATTACCACCAGTCTCTTGAGTTTCTTCCAGGCCATTACTATTAGTCCCAACAACTCCATGTGGTCACAGCTAAAATTTAAAGCAACAAAGAGCATTATTAGATGCATTGTTCTATGCTGGATCTTCAATCTAATATTCAATATGCTTATATTTCTACGCCATGATGGTCCAAATAACAGCACAGTCAGTAAAGACGGATGCAGCACTGGGTATAGAGCTCTAGATGtacataataataatcatataaaatttgaaattatagCATGTGTTCATGATACTTTCTTTGCATGCCTCATGACTGCTTCTAGTGTCCACATGGTCATAACCCTATACAGACACAAGAGAAATGTCAATTATATACATAGTACTAGCCCCTCCACAAAAATATCCCCTGAAAGTAGGGCAACCCAAGCTATCCTGCTTCTAGTcaccaccttttttttctttaatacatTCAGTCCCATTTGTATTTTCTGTATGTTGTATTTTAAATCCATAAACATGTGGATGATACATACCTCAGCGCTTCTCTCTCTTTGTTATCCAACAGTCAGCCCATTTATTCTGGTCAGCATTAATAAGCAGATGCCCAATTCCTGTGCTTGTTAA
- the LOC141547378 gene encoding vomeronasal type-1 receptor 1-like, with protein sequence MLTLDDILGIAYLQLTGIGFLGNLTLLILNSFNFLTAHTVRPKNIIIIQLAFSNAMVLLFRGLPTITRLWKVKCVLDRTGIKIITYMQVLTRGLSLNSTCLLSVFQAITISPNKSLWAQLKIKAPKTIIRCIVLCWIFHLLFHMHIFLLHDGPKNSTVSKDGCRTGYGNLDVYNNNHIKFQIIIFVHDAFFAGLMTASSVHMVLILYRHRRNVNHIHSKNNSTKICPEMRATKAILLLVATFVLFNTFSPICIICMLYFKLINMWMIHTSALLALCYPIVSPFILVSISKQVPNFCAC encoded by the coding sequence ATGCTGACCTTGGATGACATTCTGGGGATAGCCTACCTGCAACTAACCGGAATTGGATTCCTGGGGAACTTAACTCTCCTCATCCTAAACAGCTTTAATTTCCTGACTGCTCATACAGTAAGAcccaaaaatataattatcatcCAGTTAGCCTTTTCCAATGCCATGGTACTTCTCTTTAGAGGACTACCTACCATAACAAGGCTTTGGAAGGTAAAATGTGTCCTGGACAGGACTGGGATTAAAATCATTACATATATGCAGGTACTAACCCGGGGTCTCTCCTTAAACAGCACCTGCCTCTTGAGTGTCTTCCAGGCCATTACTATTAGTCCCAACAAATCATTATGGGCACAGCTGAAAATTAAAGCACCAAAGACCATCATTAGATGCATTGTTCTATGCTGGATCTTCCATCTACTatttcatatgcatatatttctacTCCATGATGGTCCAAAGAACAGCACAGTCAGTAAAGATGGATGCAGGACTGGGTATGGAAATCTAGACgtgtataataataatcatataaaatttcaaattataataTTTGTCCATGATGCTTTCTTTGCAGGTCTCATGACTGCTTCTAGTGTCCATATGGTCTTAATCCTATATAGACACAGGAGAAATGTTAATCACATACATAGTAAGAACAACTCCACAAAAATATGTCCTGAAATGAGGGCAACCAAAGCTATCCTGCTCCTAGTGGCCacctttgttttgtttaatacaTTCAGTCCCATTTGTATAATCTGTATGTTGTATTTTAAATTGATAAACATGTGGATGATACATACCTCAGCGCTACTCGCTCTTTGTTATCCAATAGTCAGCCCATTTATTCTGGTAAGCATTAGTAAGCAGGTCCCCAATTTTTGTGCTTGTTAA